The Desulfobaculum xiamenense DNA segment ACGCATGCTCTGCGTCGGCAAGGGAGGGGGGGATGACAGGCTATCGAGAGCGGACCAATCCAGCCACATGCCCCATTATCCAATTGGACGGAGCCAGACTTTCGGCTTTCCGCGCAAATGCAGCAGCTATGTCGATCTCTCCACGCCTCAACTGCGCAAGCGCCAACCACATATGCGGATATGGGTGTTCAGGGAATAGCCGCACCTTATCCTGCACGCGCGCCATGACCTCATCCGCCATCCCGGCAATCACTTCAAGAGCGGTCAGCACCTCATTCCTATCGCGCCACTCATGGGACAAGGTAACGATCATCGCACGCCCACACTGCCAGTTGCGACGGGCCGCATGCGTCTCGTTCAAGGCATGCCCTCGCCATGTTCCCATGAAAAAGGGCAAACGGCAGCAGGGCGCGCCGGACATCACAATCTTGATGAAGAAATCCCAGTCATCCATTCCTAGCGGATGACAGACCTCATACCCACCGACTCGACGCCACAATTCCTTGCTGAACGCCGAAAAGGCCGGATACAGGCATCTATCGAGAATGCGGCGCGGATTCCCAGATCGCGGAATCCAGTATTCGTCGCTGGAATTTGTTTTGAGAGAATGCGGATAGATGAACTCAACATCCTTCGCTCCGCAAACGATATCAGAACAACGCTCAATATACCGAGGAGCGATCACGTCGTCATAGTCAAGTGGAATAACCCAGTTCCCAACTGCCGCATCAATACCGGCGTTACGAGCGGCCGCGACGCCACGGTTTTCCTGATCGATCACGACACATCTGTCTTCGCCAAGCATAGCCACACAAGATGCTATCGCATCTGCGGTAACCTTAAATTTTCCGTCGTTCACAAAGACAATAGAAACCGGAGCGACGCTCTGCACAGCAATGCTTTGCGCCGTATTTACCAAAAATTCAGGATTATTATAGCATGGAACAACTACGGAAAAACTCGGCTTTTCCTTCTTGGCAAAAGACGCAACCCCACGAAAATACGTATAGCGAACAAGCGCAGGCAACGAAATAAACACCTGATCGCGCAAATATATCCATCTCATAACCGAAACATCTCACCCTTGAACGTCTATCTTAAACCGCATGGCATACGGTGCTCATTCATTCCAACCATTGGCAATCTTCCAGCCACGGGCAAAAAGACATCCTGCCTGATACCGAATCCTGCGTGACGCCCGCTCCAGTACTGGAAAGGAACGAACCGAAGACGTCGCAGCTTCAAGAACATCGCACCACATGTCGGTTATGCGACCAATGGAGAACTCGGCGATACGGGTAAGCGCGTTGTCCTGCATGGCGGAATAGAACCGACTATCCGACACCAACCGCGCGACAGCAACAAGCACCTCCGCCTCACTACTAGCCTCAAGATAATCGAGGCCAGAACGACGCAGGGCCCTGTATGCCGGCTCATCGCCAAGAATGATCGGAATTCCGGCCAGCCACGCATTCACGAGCTTTGCGTAGGGCTTCCGCGCAAGGACGCTTCGCGGCACATCGCGCACCGCGACAAGCGCATCAACCTGCGAGTAGTCAACCCAATTCCCCTTGTGCATGAAGCAAAATTCAACGCCGAGCTTCCTCAACTCATCAATAAAGCGCGAGGTCTTCATGTATGAGGGAACGTATTCCTCACTGCCAACATACGCAAGGCGTACGCATGAGCACCCACGCGAGCCATCACGAGGAATCAGCCCGGGCTGGGGCCATGACGGCAGGAACTGGGTTTTCTCCGACTGGGGCACACACGGATTCTGTTCAATAACAAAATCAGCCAATGGAACCGGAGGCCTATCGACGCGGACCACAACGGCCTGCGTTTCATGAACGCCGTGGGCCGGACGCGCATGGTCATAATGAAAAACAGAGCATTGTCCGGGGATACCGCGTTCCACGAGCGAAACGGAGAAAGGGACATCGACTGTCGCGAGCAAAGCCCACGTCTGAACTATCCAAGCATCGACCCCGGTGACGACACGATGAGGGCTTGCGAGAACGACTTCGGGGCGAGGTTGGTCAGCTATGAGTTCTGGCCAGTTCCGCTCG contains these protein-coding regions:
- a CDS encoding glycosyltransferase family A protein, with translation MRWIYLRDQVFISLPALVRYTYFRGVASFAKKEKPSFSVVVPCYNNPEFLVNTAQSIAVQSVAPVSIVFVNDGKFKVTADAIASCVAMLGEDRCVVIDQENRGVAAARNAGIDAAVGNWVIPLDYDDVIAPRYIERCSDIVCGAKDVEFIYPHSLKTNSSDEYWIPRSGNPRRILDRCLYPAFSAFSKELWRRVGGYEVCHPLGMDDWDFFIKIVMSGAPCCRLPFFMGTWRGHALNETHAARRNWQCGRAMIVTLSHEWRDRNEVLTALEVIAGMADEVMARVQDKVRLFPEHPYPHMWLALAQLRRGEIDIAAAFARKAESLAPSNWIMGHVAGLVRSR
- a CDS encoding glycosyltransferase gives rise to the protein MSVNFVLPRKYRERNWPELIADQPRPEVVLASPHRVVTGVDAWIVQTWALLATVDVPFSVSLVERGIPGQCSVFHYDHARPAHGVHETQAVVVRVDRPPVPLADFVIEQNPCVPQSEKTQFLPSWPQPGLIPRDGSRGCSCVRLAYVGSEEYVPSYMKTSRFIDELRKLGVEFCFMHKGNWVDYSQVDALVAVRDVPRSVLARKPYAKLVNAWLAGIPIILGDEPAYRALRRSGLDYLEASSEAEVLVAVARLVSDSRFYSAMQDNALTRIAEFSIGRITDMWCDVLEAATSSVRSFPVLERASRRIRYQAGCLFARGWKIANGWNE